The Epinephelus lanceolatus isolate andai-2023 chromosome 19, ASM4190304v1, whole genome shotgun sequence DNA segment TTGTATGTGCTTTTCAGAGTTTGGGTTAGTTTTACCAGGAGATCAAGAGGGCACTCTCAGATGTTGAATACAGACTACAAACAGGGTAGGGTGGTGTAAACACAGAAGCCCAGGCAATCTATTGTACAACAACTTTGTCCAGCACATCCTCATGTGCTTATGGACTGGCTGGGAGGTGCAGTTTCTGCTGCGTCTGCCCTGAGGTCTCCCCTGATTCAGCGCAGAGCTGCAGCTCTATATGTTTTAGATCATTTTTCAGCTCTACCTGTTAGACAAATTGAACCCAGCCACCCTACAGGCTTCATGCTATGCTCAGTATCTATTCTAAACTTTGCTCTCTCCACCACCAAAGTACGATAAAACGTCCGCATCACAGCAGTGTATCTCGCAACCTTTGTCACTCAGATCCACAAGACACCTGAACTCTCCTTGAAGCAGCTGTTCTGTCCTCTTCCTGAATGAAACGACCTCCTTTtgctgagagagagggagtcaTAATTGGAAGTGCTGACCCTCATCTCAGTCTTGTCATACTCGGCTGCAAATTGCCCAGAGTGTGTACTGGAGATCATAGTCTCATGTTGTCAGACGGGCACCAGAGAGCAGAGATGCCGCCCTAATGTCAGTGGTCACTCTGGACATCAGCTGAAAGTTGATATCGTGTCCCCTAATATCACAAACAGGAATGCAAGGTGTACACTTGTCAAGAGTCCGAGGCCCACAGTGAACATTCTTGACTTAATGTCAAGAATGTGAACACAGCTCTTGCTTTGAGCATACACAGACAGTGACTCACACAAAGATCCTGGTAACATACATTCTTGCAGCACTGTCCACTCAGGACATCATGGAGAATGTAGTTATAAACATTTTCCAGATATTCAGGGTATGTTCTAGCTTTTTTCTCAGACAAGCCTTCCAACATTACAGCTTAAACTGTAACCTGTATACAGTAACACattatatatctttaaatgtatCCTCATGTATTTGCATTTGCACATGGATGTACAACTTCTTTTATAGGGACGATGGTTTGAAAGCTAAAGCTGTTTAAATTTGCTGACTCTCAGGGTTCTGGAATGACTGCAAGCTTCCTGACTATGAAGAGGTGGTAGGTCACCCCCCCACACCACCTCCTCCTTACTCTGAAAACCCCCCTGAGACGACTCCAGCAGTCCTTCCACAAGCGAGCCAGCCAGACGCCATGGTGCCACAACCCCCGCCTGTGGCAGACCCGAGGGCAGACAGTCAGGCAGCAGGCTCATCATCAGACCCGGAAGCAGCGTCAATGTCGACCCAAGCACAATGTCTGGCCGAGGAGAATGCAGAGCCTTCGCTCGTTGCGGCAGCGGCGGCAGAGGGGGAGGATGAGGAGCTCATCACCCGACGTCGCCATGTCACCGGCGACTCAGGGATTGAGGTGTGCGTTTGCCAGATGGATTTAGATGAGGGCTCGGGGCTCGAGGAGGAAAGCGACGAGGAGCACCGGATGTGTAAGGTCACTGGTCAGGACTGCTGCTCCGGGCACCAACAGCCGACCTTCACACAGAAGGAGCACACCTCCGAGCTGCCCAGTCAGACCGCCAGCACCAGCACTGGAGACCACATGGTTTGATCCACAGCATAACTAACAGCCAACCAGTGCATCTTTCCGCTTCGCGCAGGGTGATACAAGATATCTGttgccatcatcatcaccacagagactgtttgtgttttaattctCTGAACTAACACACAGGCATGACAttaagatgatgatgataactAATCCCTAATGGCTTCTGATTAGGAAAGATGAATAACACATTGTGTGGACAAACTcctggctttttttattttattttttggctttGCTTTTCTTTAGTGGGGAAACCAGCAAACACGTGCtccattttgtatgtttttttttccttagtGAATGGGAGAACATCATTGGGTAGTGAGAAGGCAGCAATTGATTGTGACTGAAACCAGACTGTTTCCCTCTCTCCTATCCTCTCCTCAAGCACTGCCATCATGTTTCCGTTTCTGTCGCTCCACGCTCCTTGATCAGAATTGTCTGGCTGTCCTTCCATCTGACATTTTACCTCTGGTGGGATGGCCAGCTAGGAGCATACCAACCAATCATTAACATGTATCCCCAATCCCCACCATGACTCAGAGGCAAAGGAGTCAGAAACAAACCTCCTGTAAACTTCGGATGATACTGGATGAACTGACAGGAGCACACATTTCGTTTTTCCCCCAcaaagctgtgtgtatgtgagagtttgtgtgtgtgctgtgaaatCTAGGGCACAGCTGCATGATGATGTCAGCTCTGAGGTCATGGCAACCAGCGTCTGGTGTGAAGTCTGTTGCATACAGAGTGGGGGAGACTTTACACCCAGAAGAGACAGATAAGGAGGAGTTCGGTGTTTTGTGTCTGGGTTTTAAATGTCACACACCTCCCTCCCAGCAGTTTTTTTCCTTATTGATATCCATATTGTGGTCTCCACAGCTCTGTGGTCACCCTTTGGCATGACTGTAGGTAAGGAGCCACCAGCTTTTAATGATTTATCGATTGTGTGCACGTCATCGCCCTCTTCGGTTTCTGACTGCATTGAGTTCATAGTGATAGCCAAGAGGGCTTTGCCACCAATTTGTAATCAATAAAAAGCCTTGTGGTGGCtctgtgttagtgtgttttgttttctgtgttatgTCAGAGTGAGTAGAGGAAGCACTTTGCTCATTCTAAACAAAGTATATAGTTTGATTTTCATAACGAAAGACATACTAGCTTTTCTTCCTTTCATAACCAGCTATGCTTCGGTAAATGCCGCAGGTGTCACCATTAATTGCAACAAAGCTCCCGACGGGGGCTGCTAGAGTGTGTACTAGTGAGTTGAGGTGATAGTGCAGTAGGGatgtcttgtgtgtttgtgtatctttAAAGTGCTGAAGCATCTGGTTGTAATACGTGCTCAGCGCTGAGGTGGATTAACTATTAAAAGCACTGGTATTTTGCATGAGGCATGAATTTCTGTTTATATTTTAGTTCATTAGCATTTTCTAGCAGTTGCGCTACTTGCTTTGCTCACCAGTTTGTGAAATGATAGTGGGCTTCACGACGGTGTACCCAGATGTCAGCACAAAACAATAGACTGTGGTTGAAGTTTAGACGCCCTGGATCCAGTTTCATTGTGTTATGAGCGTGTGAGCCATGCTGTGCTGTTGTGCGGTGCTTGTAGCTAGTAAGCTCACGCTGTCTAGGCTCTCCTTGGCCCCTGTAGCTCTTGGCAGCGTGAGGGATTTGCAGTGGTATTTTCCATTGGCAGCAGAGGGCGGGTGCATTAGTAAGTTGAGGTGCATGCAGGCTCTGTGCAGTATTGGCACAGCTGCAGAATCTGTCATGATTAACTGCATGCTTCTCTGCGTTGCATGTTGCTTGCCCTAATATAAAGTACAGTGTGTATTCAAAGCATAGCAGCTAAAGTGATTGTTGAGAGCTGGGAAAACctcagagaaaacaaaattgTGATTTGTTGCAAGAGGAAAGAGTTTCATTGAGAATTTAGTATTTGCAACTACTTTTTATGTGTCTGCTCTGATACCGTGTGTTAGAATGGGCACAGTGTAAAGACTCAGGTCGGTCATTTTGTTGCTCACAAGCAAAAACACGCCTGATTGGCC contains these protein-coding regions:
- the wbp1 gene encoding WW domain-binding protein 1 isoform X1 → MPQKALGSIVGLLCTGTCLVQGKEFCFGVNNEQYRCEMGYCCGETECCTYYYELWWFWLVWTLIIMLSCCCAYRHRRVKMRLQQEQRQREISLMAYQGASSSFISPPPLNLRFWNDCKLPDYEEVVGHPPTPPPPYSENPPETTPAVLPQASQPDAMVPQPPPVADPRADSQAAGSSSDPEAASMSTQAQCLAEENAEPSLVAAAAAEGEDEELITRRRHVTGDSGIEVCVCQMDLDEGSGLEEESDEEHRMCKVTGQDCCSGHQQPTFTQKEHTSELPSQTASTSTGDHMKP
- the wbp1 gene encoding WW domain-binding protein 1 isoform X2, whose product is MPQKALGSIVGLLCTGTCLVQGKEFCFGVNNEQYRCEMGYCCGETECCTYYYELWWFWLVWTLIIMLSCCCAYRHRRVKMRLQQEQRQREISLMAYQGASSSFISPPPLNLRFWNDCKLPDYEEVVGHPPTPPPPYSENPPETTPAVLPQASQPDAMVPQPPPVADPRADSQAAGSSSDPEAASMSTQAQCLAEENAEPSLVAAAAAEGEDEELITRRRHVTGDSGIEVCVCQMDLDEGSGLEEESDEEHRMCKVTGQDCCSGHQQPTFTQKEHTSELPSQTASTSTGDHMV